From Tiliqua scincoides isolate rTilSci1 chromosome 2, rTilSci1.hap2, whole genome shotgun sequence, the proteins below share one genomic window:
- the LOC136641125 gene encoding kyphoscoliosis peptidase-like isoform X1 — MKIYAYPWDRSSLKSMSLDLQHFKKLDAYALKVNVRNSIENLVSVLLREAHNDIEKVRAIWMWTCHNMEYDVDGFHDRAKVACIPADVLQSRKSICCGYAALFAKMCSIAGIECKKLSGYAKGYSYKIGNGFQDTNHTWNSVYLDGRWHLLDSTWGSGSVNDSCTQFICRYNEFYFLTHPALFINDHFPKEHKWQLLKQTLTLQQFEYNLWYKSAFYSVGLVAASPNASIISTDNGKATVLIESHSPALFQCNMNGIKGNCLIMLQRNGVRLEVYPQQTGTHSLQIFAKAFKDKEANYSHVLEYSLKCSSVDKNMCLPQTLLYPVGPSWHTEENGILKALPTSPIIHTDDGRCNVTFTRSTDLDFFVTLESDTSIVPEDRRRHHIWKTCREDQVELKIHLPHAGNFALHIWAKKRFDPGDHDCALSYLLSSQNKNVKWPVFPQYFTNWEDGYELVEPLAGILPSNSLTQFKLKLPGIATAWVQCGEIHPLTLSQDGFWEGACHTSGGSQVTIGVSKSADSNVFWSLLEYKVESHEKSSYSTTSF, encoded by the exons ATGAAAATTTATG CTTATCCATGGGATAGATCCAGCCTGAAATCAATGTCACTGGATTTGCAACACTTTAAGAAACTGGATGCCTATGCACTGAAG GTGAACGTTAGGAACAGCATAGAAAACCTGGTGAGTGTCCTGCTCCGAGAGGCCCACAATGATATAGAGAAAGTCCGAGCCATTTGGATGTGGACTTGCCATAATATGG AATATGATGTGGATGGCTTTCATGATCGTGCTAAGGTAGCCTGTATTCCAGCAGATGTCCTTCAGTCACGAAAGAGTATTTGCTGTGGATATGCTGCACTCTTTGCAAAAATGTGCAG TATTGCAGGGATAGAATGCAAGAAATTGTCAGGCTATGCCAAAGGATATTCCTACAAAATAGGAAATGGCTTTCAGGATACTAATCACACCTGGAATAGTGTTTATCTCGATGGAAGGTGGCATTTGTTGGACAGCACCTGGGGAAGTGGCAGTGTGAATGACTCTTGTACCCAGTTCATTTGCAG atacAATGAATTTTACTTCCTCACTCATCCTGCTCTTTTTATTAATGATCACTTCCCAAAAGAACACAAGTGGCAGCTTCTGAAACAGACCCTGACACTGCAGCAGTTTGAATACAATCTGTGGTATAAATCTGCATTTTATTCAGTAGGACTAGTTGCAGCATCTCCAAATGCATCAATTATTAGTACAG ACAATGGCAAAGCAACTGTTCTGATTGAGAGTCATTCTCCAGCACTCTTCCAATGTAACATGAATGGAATAAAGGGAAACTGTTTAATTATGCTTCAGAGGAATGGGGTGAGGCTGGAAGTCTATCCCCAGCAGACTGGGACTCATAGTTTACAGATCTTTGCCAAAGCTTTCAAAGACAAGGAGGCGAATTATAGCCATGTGTTAGAATACTCCCTGAAATGCAGTTCTGTGGATAAGAACATGTGCTTGCCCCAAACACTCCTCTATCCTGTGGGACCCAGCTGGCACACAGAAGAAAATGGGATCCTGAAGGCCTTGCCCACCAGCCCAATTATCCACACCGATGATGGGCGCTGCAATGTCACATTCACGCGGAGCACTGATCTAGACTTCTTCGTCACTCTAGAGTCTGACACCAGCATCGTGCCAGAGGACAGAAGGAGGCATCACATCTGGAAAACATGTCGGGAAGACCAGGTTGAATTAAAGATTCACCTGCCCCATGCTGGCAACTTTGCCCTTCACATCTGGGCAAAGAAAAGATTTGATCCAGGTGACCATGACTGTGCCCTTAGCTACCTCCTTTCCTCCCAAAACAAGAATGTGAAGTGGCCAGTTTTTCCCCAGTATTTTACGAATTGGGAGGACGGCTATGAGCTAGTGGAACCTCTTGCCGGGATACTGCCCAGCAACAGCCTGACGCAGTTTAAGCTCAAGCTCCCAGGTATAGCCACGGCATGGGTTCAATGTGGAGAGATTCACCCACTGACTCTAAGTCAAGATGGATTCTGGGAGGGAGCCTGTCACACCTCAGGTGGCTCACAAGTGACAATCGGAGTATCCAAAAGTGCTGATAGTAATGTCTTCTGGTCCTTGTTGGAGTACAAGGTGGAGAGCCATGAGAAGAGCAGTTATAGTACGACCAGCTTCTGA
- the LOC136641125 gene encoding kyphoscoliosis peptidase-like isoform X2, translating to MDQAYPWDRSSLKSMSLDLQHFKKLDAYALKVNVRNSIENLVSVLLREAHNDIEKVRAIWMWTCHNMEYDVDGFHDRAKVACIPADVLQSRKSICCGYAALFAKMCSIAGIECKKLSGYAKGYSYKIGNGFQDTNHTWNSVYLDGRWHLLDSTWGSGSVNDSCTQFICRYNEFYFLTHPALFINDHFPKEHKWQLLKQTLTLQQFEYNLWYKSAFYSVGLVAASPNASIISTDNGKATVLIESHSPALFQCNMNGIKGNCLIMLQRNGVRLEVYPQQTGTHSLQIFAKAFKDKEANYSHVLEYSLKCSSVDKNMCLPQTLLYPVGPSWHTEENGILKALPTSPIIHTDDGRCNVTFTRSTDLDFFVTLESDTSIVPEDRRRHHIWKTCREDQVELKIHLPHAGNFALHIWAKKRFDPGDHDCALSYLLSSQNKNVKWPVFPQYFTNWEDGYELVEPLAGILPSNSLTQFKLKLPGIATAWVQCGEIHPLTLSQDGFWEGACHTSGGSQVTIGVSKSADSNVFWSLLEYKVESHEKSSYSTTSF from the exons CTTATCCATGGGATAGATCCAGCCTGAAATCAATGTCACTGGATTTGCAACACTTTAAGAAACTGGATGCCTATGCACTGAAG GTGAACGTTAGGAACAGCATAGAAAACCTGGTGAGTGTCCTGCTCCGAGAGGCCCACAATGATATAGAGAAAGTCCGAGCCATTTGGATGTGGACTTGCCATAATATGG AATATGATGTGGATGGCTTTCATGATCGTGCTAAGGTAGCCTGTATTCCAGCAGATGTCCTTCAGTCACGAAAGAGTATTTGCTGTGGATATGCTGCACTCTTTGCAAAAATGTGCAG TATTGCAGGGATAGAATGCAAGAAATTGTCAGGCTATGCCAAAGGATATTCCTACAAAATAGGAAATGGCTTTCAGGATACTAATCACACCTGGAATAGTGTTTATCTCGATGGAAGGTGGCATTTGTTGGACAGCACCTGGGGAAGTGGCAGTGTGAATGACTCTTGTACCCAGTTCATTTGCAG atacAATGAATTTTACTTCCTCACTCATCCTGCTCTTTTTATTAATGATCACTTCCCAAAAGAACACAAGTGGCAGCTTCTGAAACAGACCCTGACACTGCAGCAGTTTGAATACAATCTGTGGTATAAATCTGCATTTTATTCAGTAGGACTAGTTGCAGCATCTCCAAATGCATCAATTATTAGTACAG ACAATGGCAAAGCAACTGTTCTGATTGAGAGTCATTCTCCAGCACTCTTCCAATGTAACATGAATGGAATAAAGGGAAACTGTTTAATTATGCTTCAGAGGAATGGGGTGAGGCTGGAAGTCTATCCCCAGCAGACTGGGACTCATAGTTTACAGATCTTTGCCAAAGCTTTCAAAGACAAGGAGGCGAATTATAGCCATGTGTTAGAATACTCCCTGAAATGCAGTTCTGTGGATAAGAACATGTGCTTGCCCCAAACACTCCTCTATCCTGTGGGACCCAGCTGGCACACAGAAGAAAATGGGATCCTGAAGGCCTTGCCCACCAGCCCAATTATCCACACCGATGATGGGCGCTGCAATGTCACATTCACGCGGAGCACTGATCTAGACTTCTTCGTCACTCTAGAGTCTGACACCAGCATCGTGCCAGAGGACAGAAGGAGGCATCACATCTGGAAAACATGTCGGGAAGACCAGGTTGAATTAAAGATTCACCTGCCCCATGCTGGCAACTTTGCCCTTCACATCTGGGCAAAGAAAAGATTTGATCCAGGTGACCATGACTGTGCCCTTAGCTACCTCCTTTCCTCCCAAAACAAGAATGTGAAGTGGCCAGTTTTTCCCCAGTATTTTACGAATTGGGAGGACGGCTATGAGCTAGTGGAACCTCTTGCCGGGATACTGCCCAGCAACAGCCTGACGCAGTTTAAGCTCAAGCTCCCAGGTATAGCCACGGCATGGGTTCAATGTGGAGAGATTCACCCACTGACTCTAAGTCAAGATGGATTCTGGGAGGGAGCCTGTCACACCTCAGGTGGCTCACAAGTGACAATCGGAGTATCCAAAAGTGCTGATAGTAATGTCTTCTGGTCCTTGTTGGAGTACAAGGTGGAGAGCCATGAGAAGAGCAGTTATAGTACGACCAGCTTCTGA
- the LOC136641125 gene encoding kyphoscoliosis peptidase-like isoform X3, giving the protein MCSIAGIECKKLSGYAKGYSYKIGNGFQDTNHTWNSVYLDGRWHLLDSTWGSGSVNDSCTQFICRYNEFYFLTHPALFINDHFPKEHKWQLLKQTLTLQQFEYNLWYKSAFYSVGLVAASPNASIISTDNGKATVLIESHSPALFQCNMNGIKGNCLIMLQRNGVRLEVYPQQTGTHSLQIFAKAFKDKEANYSHVLEYSLKCSSVDKNMCLPQTLLYPVGPSWHTEENGILKALPTSPIIHTDDGRCNVTFTRSTDLDFFVTLESDTSIVPEDRRRHHIWKTCREDQVELKIHLPHAGNFALHIWAKKRFDPGDHDCALSYLLSSQNKNVKWPVFPQYFTNWEDGYELVEPLAGILPSNSLTQFKLKLPGIATAWVQCGEIHPLTLSQDGFWEGACHTSGGSQVTIGVSKSADSNVFWSLLEYKVESHEKSSYSTTSF; this is encoded by the exons ATGTGCAG TATTGCAGGGATAGAATGCAAGAAATTGTCAGGCTATGCCAAAGGATATTCCTACAAAATAGGAAATGGCTTTCAGGATACTAATCACACCTGGAATAGTGTTTATCTCGATGGAAGGTGGCATTTGTTGGACAGCACCTGGGGAAGTGGCAGTGTGAATGACTCTTGTACCCAGTTCATTTGCAG atacAATGAATTTTACTTCCTCACTCATCCTGCTCTTTTTATTAATGATCACTTCCCAAAAGAACACAAGTGGCAGCTTCTGAAACAGACCCTGACACTGCAGCAGTTTGAATACAATCTGTGGTATAAATCTGCATTTTATTCAGTAGGACTAGTTGCAGCATCTCCAAATGCATCAATTATTAGTACAG ACAATGGCAAAGCAACTGTTCTGATTGAGAGTCATTCTCCAGCACTCTTCCAATGTAACATGAATGGAATAAAGGGAAACTGTTTAATTATGCTTCAGAGGAATGGGGTGAGGCTGGAAGTCTATCCCCAGCAGACTGGGACTCATAGTTTACAGATCTTTGCCAAAGCTTTCAAAGACAAGGAGGCGAATTATAGCCATGTGTTAGAATACTCCCTGAAATGCAGTTCTGTGGATAAGAACATGTGCTTGCCCCAAACACTCCTCTATCCTGTGGGACCCAGCTGGCACACAGAAGAAAATGGGATCCTGAAGGCCTTGCCCACCAGCCCAATTATCCACACCGATGATGGGCGCTGCAATGTCACATTCACGCGGAGCACTGATCTAGACTTCTTCGTCACTCTAGAGTCTGACACCAGCATCGTGCCAGAGGACAGAAGGAGGCATCACATCTGGAAAACATGTCGGGAAGACCAGGTTGAATTAAAGATTCACCTGCCCCATGCTGGCAACTTTGCCCTTCACATCTGGGCAAAGAAAAGATTTGATCCAGGTGACCATGACTGTGCCCTTAGCTACCTCCTTTCCTCCCAAAACAAGAATGTGAAGTGGCCAGTTTTTCCCCAGTATTTTACGAATTGGGAGGACGGCTATGAGCTAGTGGAACCTCTTGCCGGGATACTGCCCAGCAACAGCCTGACGCAGTTTAAGCTCAAGCTCCCAGGTATAGCCACGGCATGGGTTCAATGTGGAGAGATTCACCCACTGACTCTAAGTCAAGATGGATTCTGGGAGGGAGCCTGTCACACCTCAGGTGGCTCACAAGTGACAATCGGAGTATCCAAAAGTGCTGATAGTAATGTCTTCTGGTCCTTGTTGGAGTACAAGGTGGAGAGCCATGAGAAGAGCAGTTATAGTACGACCAGCTTCTGA